AAAAGTTCTGGGTTGATGGCTTGAATTCTTGCAGAGGAAACCCAGTTGAAAACATGTTGTTTGAATCAGATGCTGCGGGAATCGACATGAAAGCACTAAATCCCCTTGGATTCATTCCAGAACTCTTGAGAAGCTCCATGGCTGAGATATGAGATGGAGGGTAAGCTAGGTTTAGATCTGGGCCTTCATGGATCTTAGGGTTTTGATCAGTAGCTGACTGATGGAAATTTGGCTGGGTCAGATCAAGAGGAAACTTCTTTTCAGATACTGCCGCAGCTGATGATGATGGATTACTTGATGATCTCTTGTTCTTTCTCGAACCACCACCAACAGGAACATTTCTTAAAGACCCACCTTCAGTCCAGTACCTTCTACAAGTCTTGCAAAAGTATCTTGGCTGAGACAGACTATAGTTGTTGTAGTAACAAAACTTTGTATTAGTCGAAGTGCACCTCGGACAATTCAAAGCTTGTTCCTTTTGCGGCCTTGCCCTTCTCTCTAACATTTCAGGCCCTTCCACTGGTTTACCAACACCAATCCCCTGAAAGTGAAAAAACACAGACTCGAAAAGGCCATTATTTCAGGACTGACACAACACAAAACAAGTCCTCTCAGAACTCTCGCTCCAAATTTGGTAGACAAAGATGGAGAAAAGGAAAGCTCAAAGGAAACAAACATGATGactcagaaaaacaaaaggagactTCTTTACACCATGAGGATTACATGCaactggaagaagaagaagaagaaaatactaACTATGACAACTTTTCTAGGTGC
The sequence above is drawn from the Populus alba chromosome 15, ASM523922v2, whole genome shotgun sequence genome and encodes:
- the LOC118057104 gene encoding dof zinc finger protein 1, with translation MDTSTQWPQGIGVGKPVEGPEMLERRARPQKEQALNCPRCTSTNTKFCYYNNYSLSQPRYFCKTCRRYWTEGGSLRNVPVGGGSRKNKRSSSNPSSSAAAVSEKKFPLDLTQPNFHQSATDQNPKIHEGPDLNLAYPPSHISAMELLKSSGMNPRGFSAFMSIPAASDSNNMFSTGFPLQEFKPSTQNFSFEGFESGYSNIQGVHETGSSARLLFPIEDLKQQVPSNSEFERINARGQGDGAPGYWNGVLGGESW